The Nerophis ophidion isolate RoL-2023_Sa linkage group LG24, RoL_Noph_v1.0, whole genome shotgun sequence genome includes a region encoding these proteins:
- the LOC133542043 gene encoding cannabinoid receptor type 1A, translating to MKSVLDAVADTTFRTITSGLQYLGSNDANYDGPVSDVDFKGTFTLQKPISAFRSNSFPDKVPADEELILRGVLPFFPTNATELLSNRSSFRDEGDSIQCGENFMDMECFMILTPSQQLAVAVMSLTLGTFTVLENLVVLCVILQSRTLRCRPSYHFIGSLAVADLLGSVIFAYSFLDFHVFHRKDTPNVFLFKLGGVTASFTASVGSLFLTAIDRYISIHRPLAYRRIVTRTKAVIAFCMMWTISIVIAVLPLLGWNCKRLKSVCSDIFPLIDENYLLFWIGVTSVLVLFIIYAYIYILWKAHHHAVRMLSRTSQKSLVVYSADGTKVQTTRPEQARMDIRLAKTLVLILAVLVICWGPVLAIMVYDLFWRMDDDIKTVFAFCSMLCLLNSTVNPIIYALRSKDLRHAFLSSCQACRGSAQQLDNSLESDCQNRNISANRAAESCVKTTVKIAKVTMSVSTETSAEAV from the coding sequence ATGAAGTCTGTGCTGGACGCGGTGGCGGACACCACCTTCCGGACTATCACATCCGGTTTACAATATCTGGGCTCCAACGACGCCAACTACGACGGGCCCGTCAGCGACGTGGACTTCAAAGGCACCTTCACCCTCCAGAAGCCTATCTCCGCGTTCCGCAGCAACTCCTTCCCAGACAAGGTCCCCGCCGACGAGGAGCTGATCCTCCGCGGCGTCCTCCCCTTCTTCCCCACCAACGCCACGGAGCTCCTGTCCAACCGCAGCTCCTTCCGCGACGAGGGCGACAGCATCCAGTGCGGGGAGAACTTCATGGACATGGAGTGCTTCATGATCTTGACGCCCAGCCAGCAGCTGGCCGTGGCCGTCATGTCGCTGACCTTGGGGACCTTCACCGTGCTGGAGAACCTGGTGGTGCTGTGCGTGATCCTGCAGTCACGCACGCTGCGCTGCCGGCCCTCCTACCACTTCATCGGCAGCCTGGCCGTGGCCGACCTGCTGGGGAGCGTCATCTTCGCCTACAGCTTCCTGGACTTCCACGTGTTCCACAGGAAGGACACTCCCAACGTGTTTCTCTTCAAGCTGGGCGGGGTCACGGCGTCCTTCACCGCCTCCGTGGGCAGCCTCTTCCTCACCGCCATCGACCGCTACATCTCCATCCACCGACCGTTGGCCTACAGGCGCATCGTGACTCGGACCAAGGCGGTCATCGCCTTCTGCATGATGTGGACCATCTCCATCGTCATCGCCGTGCTGCCCCTGCTGGGCTGGAACTGTAAGCGCCTCAAGTCGGTGTGCTCGGACATCTTCCCCCTCATCGACGAGAACTACCTGCTCTTCTGGATCGGGGTGACTAGCGTGCTGGTTCTTTTCATCATCTACGCCTACATCTACATCCTGTGGAAGGCGCACCACCACGCCGTGCGCATGCTAAGCCGCACCTCCCAGAAGAGCCTGGTGGTGTACTCGGCGGACGGCACCAAGGTGCAAACCACTCGCCCCGAGCAGGCCCGCATGGACATCCGCCTGGCTAAGACCCTGGTGCTCATCCTGGCGGTGCTGGTCATCTGCTGGGGTCCGGTCCTGGCCATCATGGTCTACGACCTCTTCTGGAGGATGGACGACGACATCAAGACGGTGTTTGCGTTCTGCAGCATGCTGTGCCTGCTCAACTCCACCGTCAACCCCATCATCTACGCCTTGAGGAGCAAGGACCTGCGCCACGCCTTCCTCAGCTCCTGCCAGGCCTGCAGGGGCAGCGCCCAGCAGCTGGACAACAGCCTGGAGTCGGACTGCCAGAACCGGAACATCTCGGCCAACAGGGCGGCAGAGAGCTGCGTGAAGACCACTGTGAAAATCGCCAAAGTGACCATGTCCGTGTCCACCGAGACGTCGGCGGAGGCCGTCTGA